A genomic segment from Phalacrocorax aristotelis chromosome 16, bGulAri2.1, whole genome shotgun sequence encodes:
- the DHRS7C gene encoding dehydrogenase/reductase SDR family member 7C → MGILAVLAVPLLLLGISGIIYIYQSVKWLLSKSAVQNKVVVITDAISGLGKECSRVFHTGGAKLVLCGRTWEKLEALYDALISVADPSMTYAPKIILLDISDINSIQDVAKEILNCYGCVDILINNASMKVKGAVQSISLELDKKIMDANYFGPVTLSKAILPNMISRRTGQIVLINSIQGKIGIPFRAAYAASKHAAVGFFDCLRAEMEEFDISVSTVNPTFICAYHRQPAPGNWEASIWKFFFRKVAYGVHPVEVAEEVLRTVSSKKQEVLMANPLPRAAVYIRTFLPELFFAIVASGIREKLKIEEEN, encoded by the exons atGGGTATTCTTGCTGTACTTGCTGTACCATTGCTTCTTTTAGGGATAAGTGGAATCATTTATATTTACCAGTCAGTCAAGTGGCTATTGTCCAAGTCAGCTGTGCAAAACAAGGTTGTGGTGATCACAGATGCCATCTCTGGACTGGGCAAGG AATGTTCTCGGGTGTTTCACACAGGAGGAGCAAAGCTTGTGTTGTGTGGCAGGACATGGGAGAAGTTAGAAGCCTTGTATGATGCTTTAATTAGTGTGGCAGACCCCAGTATG ACGTATGCACCAAAGATCATACTTCTGGATATCTCAGACATAAACAGCATTCAAGATGTAGCTAAGGAAATCCTGAATTGCTACGGCTGTGTGGATATACTGATCAACAACGCAAGTATGAAAGTGAAAGGAGCAGTGCAGAGCATTTCACTTGAACTTGATAAAAAGATAATGGATGCCAACTATTTTGGTCCTGTAACCTTAagcaaag ccatTCTTCCCAACATGATCTCAAGAAGAACTGGccaaattgttttaattaatagTATCCAAGGAAAAATAGGAATCCCATTTCGTGCAGCTT atGCTGCTTCTAAGCATGCTGCTGTAGGCTTTTTTGATTGTCTTAGAGCCGAAATGGAAGAATTTGATATTTCTGTCAGCACTGTAAATCCAACGTTCATCTGTGCATACCATCGCCAACCAGCACCTGGCAACTGGGAGGCATCTATTTGGAAGT TCTTTTTCAGAAAGGTGGCATATGGTGTGCACCCAGTGGAGGTGGCAGAGGAAGTCTTGCGCACAGTGAGCAGTAAGAAGCAGGAGGTGCTTATGGCCAACCCtctccccagagcagcagtttACATTCGCACCTTCTTACCTGAGCTGTTTTTTGCCATTGTTGCCTCGGGGATTAGGGAAAAGCTGAAGATTGAAGAGGaaaattga